GTctccccacgtgtccccacgtgtccctgtGTGTCtctatgtgtctctatgggtctctgtgtATCGCTATGGGTCACcgtgtgtccccacgtgtccccgTGTGTCtctatgtgtctctatgggtcgctatgtGTCGCTATGGGTCACCgcgtgtccccacgtgtcccctGTGTGTctctatgtgtccctatgggtcgctgtgggtctcTGTGTATCGCTATgggtccccacgtgtccccacgtgtcccctGTGGCCGTCGGCTCGGTGGCGCCCCCAGGCGTCGCTGGACCAGCCGACGCAGACGGTGATGATGCACCGCACGGAGCCGACGGCGCAGCAGAACCTGGCGCTGCAGCTGGCCGAGAAGCTGGGGGCGCTGGTGGAGAACAACGAGCGCGTGCTGGACCACAAGCAGGGCTCCTTCGGGGGCTACTTCCGAGGTGCgacccatagctgccccatagctgccccatagatagccTATAGATAGgccagagctgccccatagataggCCAGAGCTGCCCCATACATAGCCAATAGCTGCCCTATAGATAGCCaatagctgccccatagctgccccatagatagccCATATATAGCCCATAGAtagcccagagctgccccatagatagccAGTAGCTGCCCCACCGCTGCCCCATAGATAGGCCAGAGTTGCCCCATAGATAGcccatagctgccctatagATAGTctatagctgccccatagatagcccatagctgccctatagATAGCCAATAGTTGCCCCACCGctgccccagagctgccccatagataggccatagctgccccatagaggccccatagctgccccatagatagccCATGGCTGCGCTATAGATAGACCATAGCTGCCCCACCACTCTGCCTCATAGCTtccccatagctgccctatagctgccc
The Meleagris gallopavo isolate NT-WF06-2002-E0010 breed Aviagen turkey brand Nicholas breeding stock unplaced genomic scaffold, Turkey_5.1 ChrUn_random_7180001955655, whole genome shotgun sequence genome window above contains:
- the LOC104917102 gene encoding eukaryotic translation initiation factor 3 subunit C-like, whose translation is MGHRVSPRVPVCLYVSLWVAMCRYGSPRVPTCPLCVSMCPYGSLWVSVYRYGSPRVPTCPLWPSARWRPQASLDQPTQTVMMHRTEPTAQQNLALQLAEKLGALVENNERVLDHKQGSFGGYFRDQKDGYRKGDGGYLRRGAYRQQERSSNY